Part of the Elusimicrobiota bacterium genome is shown below.
CGTAGGTGGGGCGGGACTCCCTCCACCAACGGCCAATCGAGCATTTGATTAAAGTCGCAGTCGTACAGCGTCCCATCCCACCCCACCGAAAGAAGCGTCCGGCACATGAGGCCCGGGACCGCGGCGGGGTTAAAAGCGTTCGCGAGACGCTCCATGTACCCTTCGTAATTCCCCGTGGCCAGCAGAAATTCCAGAAAACGTCCGATGGGCAAATTGGCGAGAGCGAAGAGGCGATTGAACTCCACCGCCCATCGTTCCCGAAGCTCCCGCTTGAATTGAATTTCGAGTTCGCCCTGGGCGGGCGGAAGAAAAGCCCCGGCCGGGTTGTAAACCAAATTTAAAATCAAGCCGCTGTCCGGTCGGCCGTATCCGAGGGCGTTGAGTCGGCGGAGCCCGCGCAGGGAACGTTCGAACACGCCGTCGCCACGCTGGGCGTCGGTTCGGTCCGCCTCAAAAGAGGGGAGGGAGGCGACGATCTCGACGCGTTGGGCGGCGAGGAATTCCGCCAAATCCGCCTGGGCGGGAATTTCCAACACCGTGAGGTTGCAGCGGTCGATGACGCGGCGTCCCAGGGCCCGGGCCCCCCGGACCAATTCCCGGAAATGGGGGTTCAACTCCGGCGCGCCGCCCGTGATGTCCAGGGTGGGAACGTCGAATTCCCGAAGAACCCGAAGACAATGCCCCACCGTGTCCCGGGCCATGGCCTCGCGGCGGTCCGGGCCCGCGTCCACGTGGCAGTGGCGGCAGGTCTGGTTGCAAACCCGCCCGACGTTCACTTGAAGGATGTCGACGCGGACGGCGGTCACGGGGGGAAGCCCCGCCGCTTTCAAACGGTCGGCGAAGTTCGGGACCGCGGGGTCCGCCAGGGCCCGGCGCTGCTCCGCCGGGGCGGCCAGGGGATTTCCGCGGGCGGTCAGGGTCGCGGCCATGTCACATGGACAGCCGGTCGACGACGTTCCGCATTTGAACGCCGTGGGCCAGGGAGGCCCCGCCCCGAATGGCGCAGGCCACGTGGGCGGCCTCGGTCATCTCTTTCTCGTTGGAGCCTTTTTCGAGGCAGGCCTGGGTGTAGGCGTCGATGCAATAGGGGCATTGGACCGCCAGGGCCACGCCCAGGGCGATGAGCGCTTTTTCCCGCTCGGTCAGGGCGCCCTTGGCGAAGACCGCGCCGTAATAGCCCATAAATTTGTCCCACAACTCTTTGTTGCCCTTGGCCATGTCGGCGAAGTGGGCCAAATCGCCCGGGTGGTAGTAGGTGTCTTTTCCGTGGTTGTGCACGCGGTCCCCTTTAGGAGGCTCCGGCGGGGGGCGTCAACGATCGGAATTGGCGTTTCCCCACCTTGATCAACAGGGGCGAGTGCACGGTGATTTCCCGCTCCTCGGTCACCCGCTCCCCGGCCAATTCCACGGCGCCCTGGCCCAGAAGCCGCCGCGCTTCGTTTTTGGACGGGGCCAATCCGGCTTCGACCATCAGGGCCAATAGGCTCACCGGGGATCGGGACACCCGGTAAACCGGAATATCGTCGGGGTGGCCCTTCTTCGAGAAAACCGTTTCAAAATGCGCGCGCGCCTTGGCCGCGGCGTCGGCGCCGTAATAACGCGCCACCAGATCGGCGGCCAAAGTTTTTTTGGCCTCCATGGGGTGAAGGGCCTTGAGGGGGGCGGGGTCGCGGTCCGTGAGGAGTTCCACGTATTTCCACATGAGGGCGTCGGAAAGGGACATCGCTTTGCCGAACATGTCCTCCGGGGCGTCGTTCAGGGCGATGGCGTTTCCGTAGGATTTGGACATTTTCTTGACGCCGTCGGTGCCTTCCAGCAACGGCAACGTCATCACCACCTGGGGCGGCTGGCCGAAATCCCCCTGCAGGTCCCGCCCCCGCAACAAATTGAAAAGCTGGTCCGTTCCGCCGATTTCGACATCGGCCCGAACGGCCACCGAGTCGTACCCTTGCATCAGCGGATACAGAAGCTCCAACAGGGACACCGGGGTCCCGGCCTTCAGACGTTTCTGAAAATCCTCCCGCTCGGTCAATTGCTGGACGGTGTTGCGCGCCATCAGGCCCAGGAGGGTCCGCCGGGGGTCGGCGTCCCGATTGGTGAACAACGGCTCCAGCCACTCGGAATTTCGCCGGACCTCCGTTTTGCTTTTGTCGAGGATGTGAAAAACCTGGTCCAGATACGTCGTCGCGTTTTGCGCCACCGCCTCCGCGGACAAGGGGGGGCGGGTTTCGGAGCGACCCGAGGGATCGCCGATGCGCGCCGTGTAATCGCCGATGATGAACACGACGGTGTGGCCGGCGTCCTGGAATTGACGGAGTTTGTTCAGGGCCACGGTGTGGCCCAGGTGAAGGTCCGGGGAGGTCGGATCGACGCCCAGTTTCACCCGCAGGGGCCGGGACAGGGAAAGTTTTTTCTCGAGGTCGGCCCGGGAAAAAACCTGGGCCACGCCCCGCAGCAACCGCTCGAGATTTTTCACGCGGGGCGGGCCGGTTCGACGGTCCGGCGGAACCGCTCCGGCGAAAAAGCATCGCCCTTGGGGTCCCACCGGCCGTCCAGGATGCCTTCGGCCATGTAGCGGCCCGTCCAGGGCGACAGGAGGATGCCGTTTCGAAAATGCCCGGCGGCGATGTACAAATTATCAAACTCCCAGAGGCGCCCCACGACGGGCCACCCGTCCGGCGTTCCCGGCCGAAGACCGGCCTGAAATTCCACCACCGGCATGGGTCCGAGGGCCGGACACCAGCGGGCCACCCAGTCGGCCAGAAAGCGCTGGGCCGCCAACGTCGGCCGCACGTTGAACCCCACCCGCTCGGACGTGGCGCCGATGATGAGCCGTCCGTCGGACCGGGGAACCACGTAGCCCGGCGTGGCGTACACCGGTCCGCGAAAAACCCGGGGCACGCCGCCCAGAACCATGAGCTGCCCTTTGACGGGTTCCAAGGGGAGAGCGACGCCCAGGGTCTCCAACAGGAACGGGGTCCAGGCGCCGGCCGCCACCACCACGTGGTCGGCGGCGATCAAATCGGAGGACGCGCGAATGCCCGACACCCGGCGGCCCTCGCGCACAAATTGAACGGACTCCGCGTGGTCCAAAAAGCGAACGCCCAAACGGCGCCCGGCCTCCTCCAGGGCCCGAACCCAACGGGCGCTGTTGATTTGGCCGTCGCCGGGGCAATGAAGGGCGCCGGGAGCGGGGGCCAGGCCGGGGTGAACCTCTTTCAACTCTGCCGACGACACCCAAGCCACCGACAGCCCCCGGGCTTCCTGCCATTTTTTCCTGGCCAGGAGGCCGGGGATTTCGTCCTCATCGGCCGCCACGCGCCAAATCCCCGCCGTTTCCCATTCCGGATCCACGGAGGACAGGGAACGGACTTCGGGAACCAACGAATTGAATTGGGCGCGGCTCGCCAGGCATACGTCGAAAAAAGCGTCGGGGCCGGAGGCTTCTTCCTGGGCGGCGAGCATGCCCGCGGCGACGCTCGAGGCCTGGCCGCCCAGCGTGCGCTTCTCCACCACCGCGACCTTGGCCCCTTTTTGGGCCAAATGAAAGGCCACGGAACAACCGATGACACCGCCGCCCGCAACGGCGACGTCGAAATACTGGCTCAAAGGGGCGACCCCGGCGCAACGGGCTCCCGGAGGGAAGCGCGGCGAATCACGCCGCCCCCGATCACGTCGTCGCCGTCATAGAAAACGGCGGCTTGGCCGGGCGTCACGGCGCGGAGGCCCTCGGCCCGGACCCGCAGGCCCTCCTCCGTCACGGTCAACACGGCGCCCACGGGCGAATGCCGGGAACGAATTTGGACGTAGGCGGCGAACTCCGCCGCGGGGGGGCGCCCATGCACCCAATGGGCGTCGCCGACGTCGAAGGTGTCGCTCAGGGTGTCCCGGTCGTCGCCCACGAAAACGGTGTTGGCGGCGGGATCCAAATCGACCACGTAGAGGGGCCGGCCCACGGAAAGGCCCAACCCTTCGCGCTGGCCCCGGGTGTAGAAGGCCACGCCCTTGTGGGTGCCGAGCACGCGGCCGTTTTTGTCTTTGATGGGACCGGGACGGACGGTTCGGGCCAAAAGCTCCTTGCGCTCGGCCTCGTCCCGCACGTAGGCGGCGGTGTTGGCGCCGGGCACAAAACAAATTTCCATGCTCTCGGGTTTGTCCGCGGTGTTGAGGCCCAGGCGGTGGGCGGCGGCGCGCACCTCGGCTTTTTCCATGTGGCCCACGGGGAACATCAACCGCGAAAGTTCGGCTTGGCCCAAATGGTAAAGGACGTAGGACTGGTCTTTCTGGGCGTCTCGGGCCCGTCGGAGACGGTACACGGGGCCGTCGTCCCCGGCCGCCGTCTCCACCCGGGCGTAATGGCCAGTGGCCACGGCGTCGGCGCCCAGGGCGACGGCTTTCTTGAGCAAAGCGTCGAACTTCACGTAGCGATTGCAATTGATGCAGGGGTTCGGCGTCTCCCCCCCCAAATACGAGTCGAGGAACGGGTCCATGATTTTCTGTTCGAAGGTTTTGGCGAAATCGAAAACGTAGTGAGGCACGCCGAGCCGGCCGCAGACGGCCCGAGCGTCGTCGATGTCCTTGGTGGTTCCGCAACAACCGAACCCGGTTTCTTTCCCGAGGAGCCGCAGGGTGACGCCGAGGACGCGGTGGCCCGCCTCGTGCAACAGCCCCGCGGCGACGGAGGAATCCACCCCGCCCGACATGGCGACCACGATGTTGCGCGGGGACGCCATTTAAGCCGCGCTCCGGTTTTTCTGGGACCAATCGGCCAACGCGGACCGCAGGGCTTCCTCGGCCAGAACCGAGCAATGCATTTTGATGGGGGGCAATCCGCCCAGGGCTTCGGCCACTTGGAGGTTGGTGATGGCCCGGAGGTCCTCCGGCGTTTTTCCGAGGACGATTTCCGTGAGGACCGAGGAGGTGGCGATGGCGGCGCCGCAACCAAACGTTTTAAAGGTGGCCTTGGCCACCCGGCCGCCGGCGAATTTCAAATAGAGCCGCAAAATATCTCCGCAGGTGGGGCTCCCGGCTTTGCCGAGGGCGTCGGCGTCCGGCATCTCCCCCACGTTCCGTGGGTTTTGAAAATGGTCCATCACTTTGGCGGAATACACAACGTCTCCCGGATCCTACGAAGTGGCGGCCGTACGGCCGCGGTCTTCCCACAGGGGCGACATTCGGCGCAAATGGGTCACCGCGGCGGGCAACACCCGCAGGGCGAAATCCACGTCGGCTTCGGTGTTGAAATGCCCGAGGGAAAAGCGGACGCTGCCGTGGATGCGTTCGGGCGCAATCCCGATGGCCTTCAACACGTGGGAGGGCTCCAGAAGGCCCGAGGCGCAGGCCGACCCGGTGGAGATTTCCACGCCGGGCAAATCGGGCTGCTTCAAGGCGAACCCCGCCTGGTCCATGGCCAACACGAGGGATTCGCCCTCGACGCAATCGAAGGTGAGATTGGAGGTGTTTCCGAGGCGCGGGGCGCCCCCGCCGTTGACAGCCACCCCGGGGATGACCGACAGAACGCCCCGCTCGAAACGGTCCCGGAGCGCCTCGATGCGGGGCGCTTCCCGGGCCATTTCCCGGCGCGCCAAATCGCAGGCCACGCCCAGGCCCACGGCCCCGGGAACGTTTTCCGTCCCGGCCCGGCGGTTTTTTTCGTGGGAGCCGCCATGAAGCAACGACTGCAGGCGCACGCCCCGGCGAAGGTAAAGGGCGCCGATCCCCTTGGGACCGTAAATTTTATGGCCGGAGATGGCCGCCATGTCCACGGGCAGGTTTTTCAGATCCAGGGGCATTTTGCCCGCCGCCTGGACGGCGTCCGTGTGAAACAACACCTTTCGGTCCCGGCAGATCGCCCCCAGTTCGGCCACGGGCTGGACGGTCCCGATCTCGTTGTTGGCGGCCATGAGGGAAACGAGGATCGTGTCCGGCCGAAGGGCCGCCGCCAAATCCGAAGGACGAATGCGTCCCTCGGCGTCCACGGGGAGCTCGGTCACTTCGAAATGGTGCTCCCGGGCCAAATAGTCCAGGGTGTGCAAAACGGCGTGGTGTTCGACGGCCGACGTGATCAGGTGCCGACCTTTCGCCCGATGTTCGAAAGCCGCGCCGATCAAGGCCATGTTGTCCGCTTCGGTCCCGCAGGAGGTGAAAACGATTTCGGAAGGATCGGCCGCGCCCAACAGGGCCGCCACTTGCTCGCGGGCGGTCTCCAAGGCGGTGTGGGCCTTTTGCCCCGCCGAATGGAGGCTGGACGGATTTCCATAGACCCCGTCCGGGGACAAAAAAGGCCGCATGGCTTCAAACACCTCCGAACGAACCGGGGTGGTCGCGTTGTTATCAAAATACACGCAACGGGCGGGCGCTGCCATAAACGGAATCATTTTACCACTTCCGACGGAAAAAGACCAGACAATGGAAGCCGCCGGGCAGTCGCCGGCCCCCCAAAAATGTGCGATATTAGCGGGGTGGTCAACAATGTTTTCCCCATCGCCGTTCAACGCCGGAGCGTCTGGGCCCGCGGATCGACGATCGCCGCCCTCCTGGGCCTCACCCTTCACGCCGCGTTGGCGCTCAACGCCGCGAGGCGACTCTCGCCCACCTGGGACGAAATCGCCGCCCCCGCCTCGGGGCTGGCCCAGCTTCAAACCGGGGCGCTGACGCTCAACACCGTAAACCCCTTTCTTTCCCGACTTTTTTACGCCCTCCCGCTGACCGTTCAAGGCGCCACGCTCCCCTGGGACCATCCCGCGTGGAGGGAAAGGGACGAATACCGATTTGGATTCCAGTACACCTTCCGCAATCGCGTCGCCCCCCAACGGTTAATCGTGGCGAGCCGATTGGTGGCGGTGCTTTTTTCACTCGGGGTCGGGATTCTCCTATTTTTGAGAACGAAAGCCGTTTGGGGACCGCTCGGCGGGGCGGTCGCCGTGTGGGCCTACGGCGCCACGCCGATTCTGGCTTCCCGGGCTTCCATTGCCATGGCGGAAATGCCGATGTATTTTTTTATACTTCTCGCCCTGGCGTTCCACACGCGACGGGAAAAAAAACGGGACGCCGCTTCGCTGTGGGCCACCGGTCTCTGCGCCGGGCTGGCCCTCCTGTGCAAACTGGCCGCGCTCCCCCTCCTGCCTTTGTTTTTCATTTGGGAATGGATGCGACCCGGGAAAAAACCGCGGATCGTCGATCGCCTGGCGGACCCTCTTCGCTTCGCGGGCATCGCGGTCGCGGTGTTCGCCCTGTCCTATCTCCCGTGGAAAAATGGGCTCGCGGCGCTGGGCATGGCCTGCGACAATCTCCGGCGCTTCGACAAAATCATTCCTTATTATTTTCACGAGCGGGTTTGGACGGCGGGCAACACCTTTCTGAGTTGGGGGGCCTTCGCGGTCAAAGCGCCTCCGGCGATTTTGGGGCTGGCGGGGCTGGGGGCCTGGGGATGGTGGAAAAGCGGGGCCGACCGGCCGGGGTGGTGGCGGTGGACGCTCTTCGGTGGGCTGGTCTTGGGGACCGTTCTCTTCTTCGACCGCCCCGTGTCGACGGTTCAGTTGTCGCCCTTCTACCTGAGCGCGGTGGTCCTCGCCGCCGGGGTGGCCGGATTTCCCCGGTCGAGGCGGCGCCACGTCAGCGCGGCCGTGATCGGCCTGCTGGGATGGGCCTGGGTCGACATCGCCGAAGCGCACCCGAACGCTCTGGGTTATTTTAACGGATTCGCGGGAGGCCCGGACCAAGGCTGGCGTTGGCTGGCGGATTCGGATCACGACTGGGGGCAGGGCTTGCCGCTGCTCGCGGAACACCTTCGTCGGGATCCGCCGGGGACATTGCTGTTGGCCTACTCGGGCTCGGGCGATCCGGAGGCTTACGGCCTCCGCTACGTGGACTTCTTCTCCCCCGCCCTGGTCAGTTGGGAGCGACGGGACGATTTGTCCGTCTCCCCGCGGACGCCGGTGGTGTTGGCCGTGGCGACCAAGCTTCTGCAAACGAACCCCGAACTTTTTGAAACGCCCCTCACCCGATGGACGCCGCGGGCCCGGGTGGGGCACTGTTTTATCCTATGGGATCTGCGGTCGACCGATCGAATCGGTTGGTTGCACGACCAATACGTGGCCATGGGGCGCCCGGTTCACGCCCGTTGGACCACGCGAATCACCCCCGGGGATCCGAAACCGAATCCGGGGGACTGAGGCGGCGAAAAATCCATATTTTTCCCCCGACCGGCAACGCCGGCATCGACCCCGCCCCCCATTCCACCAACCGCCCGCCGCTCGGCCCCACCAAAACGACGGCGGCCGCCCGATAGTTTTCCGCGAGAAGACCGCCGACGCGTTGAAGAAAATCCGGCGCGTGTGCCGCCCGTTCCGGTAAAAACAATCGGGGGGGGAATCCGACGATCCAGGGGGGGGGTGAACCGCGGAGAATGGCCAGGCAGGCCCGTTGCTGCTCGGCGTGACCCGTCCACCGCTCATCGAACAACGTCCGCATATTGACGAAAGGCGTGGCCGAAAGGCGTTCCGAAGCCAACAGGATTTCGGGCTCGGATCCCAGGATAAAAACCCGGTCCGCGGAATCGCTCCTTCGACGAAGAAAATCGGCGATGAGGGCGGACTCCACAAATGGATTGGCGCCAAAAAGCTTCACACTGGTGTCCGACCCCGACGCCGCCACGTAATACCGGAACCCCAACAAAAGGGGCGCCCCGACCAAGCCGACTCCCAGCGCGAGGGCCCGCACCTTCGGGGACAAGGCCGACCACGCCCGCCGCCGCTCCAAGGCGGCGATCCCTTGAGCGCCCGTCATGGCCAGACCGGGCAAAAGCAAAGCCAAATAATGGGGGAAGGCGAATCCCGGCAAAGCCCCCAGGGCCCCGGCCCCAAGCAAGCCCAGGGGCCAAGCCCCGGCGGACCGGAACGAAGAACGCGCACTCGCCAATCCCCCGAGCGCGAGGGCGAGCGCTCCGGGATGCTCCAGAGCGAGGGCCCCCAGATTCTTCCCCGTTCCCCACACCCCCACTCGCCAAAAATCGGCCCCGGCCGCGTAAAGACGGTTGTATTCAAAAGTCCAAAACCACAGGTCGCCCCACCGACCCGTCGCCGCGAAAGGGAGCGCTACCCAAACGGTGGCGGCCAGGGCCCCCGCGCCCCAGAAGACCCAGCGGGCCATCTTCCTCCCCGCGGGGCCGCCCCGCGGCGAGAGGCCCGCGGCCACGCCGACCAGAAGGACCGCCGGCAAGGCCTGACTTTTAATCCAAAAAGCCGTCGCCCCCAGAGCCCCCGACAACATCAGCCGCGCCCGCCAACCGGTCGCCTCCACGGGCGGCAGGGCCCAGAGGGAGATGGCCAGCGGCAACAAGAGGAACAACTCGGTGGAGGCCGTGAATCCCTGCACCGCGGCCGCCGAGCTCAGAACCGAATACAACACCACGGCCCACCGCGCGGTGGGCCGATCAAACCATCGGAGGGCCAGGCGATAGAAAACGACCGCCGTGAGAGCGTTCCACAGGTGCAATACGAGGTGGAGGGATACCGGAGTCGAGGGA
Proteins encoded:
- a CDS encoding carboxymuconolactone decarboxylase family protein, translated to MAKGNKELWDKFMGYYGAVFAKGALTEREKALIALGVALAVQCPYCIDAYTQACLEKGSNEKEMTEAAHVACAIRGGASLAHGVQMRNVVDRLSM
- the mnmA gene encoding tRNA 2-thiouridine(34) synthase MnmA — its product is MSGGVDSSVAAGLLHEAGHRVLGVTLRLLGKETGFGCCGTTKDIDDARAVCGRLGVPHYVFDFAKTFEQKIMDPFLDSYLGGETPNPCINCNRYVKFDALLKKAVALGADAVATGHYARVETAAGDDGPVYRLRRARDAQKDQSYVLYHLGQAELSRLMFPVGHMEKAEVRAAAHRLGLNTADKPESMEICFVPGANTAAYVRDEAERKELLARTVRPGPIKDKNGRVLGTHKGVAFYTRGQREGLGLSVGRPLYVVDLDPAANTVFVGDDRDTLSDTFDVGDAHWVHGRPPAAEFAAYVQIRSRHSPVGAVLTVTEEGLRVRAEGLRAVTPGQAAVFYDGDDVIGGGVIRRASLREPVAPGSPL
- the thiO gene encoding glycine oxidase ThiO — its product is MSQYFDVAVAGGGVIGCSVAFHLAQKGAKVAVVEKRTLGGQASSVAAGMLAAQEEASGPDAFFDVCLASRAQFNSLVPEVRSLSSVDPEWETAGIWRVAADEDEIPGLLARKKWQEARGLSVAWVSSAELKEVHPGLAPAPGALHCPGDGQINSARWVRALEEAGRRLGVRFLDHAESVQFVREGRRVSGIRASSDLIAADHVVVAAGAWTPFLLETLGVALPLEPVKGQLMVLGGVPRVFRGPVYATPGYVVPRSDGRLIIGATSERVGFNVRPTLAAQRFLADWVARWCPALGPMPVVEFQAGLRPGTPDGWPVVGRLWEFDNLYIAAGHFRNGILLSPWTGRYMAEGILDGRWDPKGDAFSPERFRRTVEPARPA
- a CDS encoding iron-sulfur cluster assembly scaffold protein, with amino-acid sequence MYSAKVMDHFQNPRNVGEMPDADALGKAGSPTCGDILRLYLKFAGGRVAKATFKTFGCGAAIATSSVLTEIVLGKTPEDLRAITNLQVAEALGGLPPIKMHCSVLAEEALRSALADWSQKNRSAA
- a CDS encoding glycosyltransferase family 39 protein, which codes for MCDISGVVNNVFPIAVQRRSVWARGSTIAALLGLTLHAALALNAARRLSPTWDEIAAPASGLAQLQTGALTLNTVNPFLSRLFYALPLTVQGATLPWDHPAWRERDEYRFGFQYTFRNRVAPQRLIVASRLVAVLFSLGVGILLFLRTKAVWGPLGGAVAVWAYGATPILASRASIAMAEMPMYFFILLALAFHTRREKKRDAASLWATGLCAGLALLCKLAALPLLPLFFIWEWMRPGKKPRIVDRLADPLRFAGIAVAVFALSYLPWKNGLAALGMACDNLRRFDKIIPYYFHERVWTAGNTFLSWGAFAVKAPPAILGLAGLGAWGWWKSGADRPGWWRWTLFGGLVLGTVLFFDRPVSTVQLSPFYLSAVVLAAGVAGFPRSRRRHVSAAVIGLLGWAWVDIAEAHPNALGYFNGFAGGPDQGWRWLADSDHDWGQGLPLLAEHLRRDPPGTLLLAYSGSGDPEAYGLRYVDFFSPALVSWERRDDLSVSPRTPVVLAVATKLLQTNPELFETPLTRWTPRARVGHCFILWDLRSTDRIGWLHDQYVAMGRPVHARWTTRITPGDPKPNPGD
- the arsS gene encoding arsenosugar biosynthesis radical SAM protein ArsS (Some members of this family are selenoproteins.), giving the protein MAATLTARGNPLAAPAEQRRALADPAVPNFADRLKAAGLPPVTAVRVDILQVNVGRVCNQTCRHCHVDAGPDRREAMARDTVGHCLRVLREFDVPTLDITGGAPELNPHFRELVRGARALGRRVIDRCNLTVLEIPAQADLAEFLAAQRVEIVASLPSFEADRTDAQRGDGVFERSLRGLRRLNALGYGRPDSGLILNLVYNPAGAFLPPAQGELEIQFKRELRERWAVEFNRLFALANLPIGRFLEFLLATGNYEGYMERLANAFNPAAVPGLMCRTLLSVGWDGTLYDCDFNQMLDWPLVEGVPPHLRDFNPARLAGRRVAVGNHCFGCAAGNGSSCGGSLT
- a CDS encoding tyrosine--tRNA ligase; translated protein: MKNLERLLRGVAQVFSRADLEKKLSLSRPLRVKLGVDPTSPDLHLGHTVALNKLRQFQDAGHTVVFIIGDYTARIGDPSGRSETRPPLSAEAVAQNATTYLDQVFHILDKSKTEVRRNSEWLEPLFTNRDADPRRTLLGLMARNTVQQLTEREDFQKRLKAGTPVSLLELLYPLMQGYDSVAVRADVEIGGTDQLFNLLRGRDLQGDFGQPPQVVMTLPLLEGTDGVKKMSKSYGNAIALNDAPEDMFGKAMSLSDALMWKYVELLTDRDPAPLKALHPMEAKKTLAADLVARYYGADAAAKARAHFETVFSKKGHPDDIPVYRVSRSPVSLLALMVEAGLAPSKNEARRLLGQGAVELAGERVTEEREITVHSPLLIKVGKRQFRSLTPPAGAS
- a CDS encoding glycosyltransferase family 39 protein; the encoded protein is MYVLFRWNLLDIPFDRDEGFFGYGGQVLLRGGALYRDFIDHKPPLVFGLYALILRWVPSTPVSLHLVLHLWNALTAVVFYRLALRWFDRPTARWAVVLYSVLSSAAAVQGFTASTELFLLLPLAISLWALPPVEATGWRARLMLSGALGATAFWIKSQALPAVLLVGVAAGLSPRGGPAGRKMARWVFWGAGALAATVWVALPFAATGRWGDLWFWTFEYNRLYAAGADFWRVGVWGTGKNLGALALEHPGALALALGGLASARSSFRSAGAWPLGLLGAGALGALPGFAFPHYLALLLPGLAMTGAQGIAALERRRAWSALSPKVRALALGVGLVGAPLLLGFRYYVAASGSDTSVKLFGANPFVESALIADFLRRRSDSADRVFILGSEPEILLASERLSATPFVNMRTLFDERWTGHAEQQRACLAILRGSPPPWIVGFPPRLFLPERAAHAPDFLQRVGGLLAENYRAAAVVLVGPSGGRLVEWGAGSMPALPVGGKIWIFRRLSPPDSVSDPRG
- a CDS encoding cysteine desulfurase, which codes for MAAPARCVYFDNNATTPVRSEVFEAMRPFLSPDGVYGNPSSLHSAGQKAHTALETAREQVAALLGAADPSEIVFTSCGTEADNMALIGAAFEHRAKGRHLITSAVEHHAVLHTLDYLAREHHFEVTELPVDAEGRIRPSDLAAALRPDTILVSLMAANNEIGTVQPVAELGAICRDRKVLFHTDAVQAAGKMPLDLKNLPVDMAAISGHKIYGPKGIGALYLRRGVRLQSLLHGGSHEKNRRAGTENVPGAVGLGVACDLARREMAREAPRIEALRDRFERGVLSVIPGVAVNGGGAPRLGNTSNLTFDCVEGESLVLAMDQAGFALKQPDLPGVEISTGSACASGLLEPSHVLKAIGIAPERIHGSVRFSLGHFNTEADVDFALRVLPAAVTHLRRMSPLWEDRGRTAATS